The following proteins come from a genomic window of Thermoproteus sp.:
- a CDS encoding 4Fe-4S dicluster domain-containing protein produces the protein MTRLAFLWDQSRCISCGACIAACNAANYDSSTTPNVSWRWIRTNIRRIELAEGQRPMLYLIQCQHCENPPCVTVCPTGASYKDSNGLVKINYDLCIGCRYCMVACPYDARWFNEYIWAPVKCMGEECQRRISRGEAPVCVASCPAGARDFGDLDDPNSSISRRLAESRYIKLLENMGTNPKYYVVVGP, from the coding sequence ATGACCCGTCTGGCCTTCCTCTGGGACCAGTCTAGGTGTATATCCTGCGGCGCTTGCATCGCTGCATGTAATGCCGCTAATTACGACTCATCTACTACGCCTAATGTGTCGTGGAGGTGGATTAGGACGAACATAAGGAGGATAGAGCTAGCCGAGGGGCAGAGGCCCATGTTGTACCTAATACAGTGCCAACACTGCGAGAACCCGCCTTGCGTGACTGTATGCCCCACGGGCGCGTCCTACAAGGACTCCAACGGGCTCGTAAAGATAAACTACGACCTCTGTATAGGCTGTAGGTACTGCATGGTGGCATGTCCCTACGACGCCCGTTGGTTCAATGAATACATATGGGCCCCCGTCAAATGTATGGGTGAGGAGTGCCAGAGGAGGATATCGAGAGGAGAGGCCCCCGTCTGTGTGGCCTCCTGCCCCGCGGGAGCCCGCGACTTCGGCGATTTGGACGACCCCAACTCGTCGATATCGAGACGCCTCGCCGAGTCGAGGTATATCAAGCTCCTAGAAAACATGGGCACTAATCCCAAATACTACGTGGTGGTAGGGCCATGA
- a CDS encoding molybdopterin-dependent oxidoreductase, whose protein sequence is MYIVPNPDHPQPGMCARPASALQMWSHPLRLKRPLKRVGNRGEGKFQEVDWDTALNEAAAKLKEIADKYGPQAIAFTRHDYLSWHLPLIASLIGTPNVIGQEGTCHGASTAARQLVLGAGGPPTVDPDYANLSYLILVGRNMDAAMGSVRALAGARTAGAKIVVVDPRAPNIAFSSVEWVPIIPGTDAAFLLSLMYVIINEGLYDGQFLKKYTNAPMLIKPDGKPLTQKDLGQAGSAYLVFDAASNGLQPLGSAADPVLDYEGDVETPAGTVHVKTAFKLLAERVAKYPPDKAAEITGVPADTISRIAKEFATRRGVVEDGWYSARNGNDFEFYRAILILNALVGNIDKRGGLCFQESAKFPNSCTIGADRVDTIFGVSLPPLSAKRVDLIKYPLAVSSFDALLDAVLTGQPYPIRALIIVGTAPFHRDVNTQKLKEALQKLDLVITIDIFPQDHVDWSDYVFPDLMFLERSEVTSAPWTLDAAVIYSSKVLDPPPGVDARSGLWVLLELVRRAWPDKAALIGYTDKYADYTQFEQFEEQLYDRILTYLSKAWNISKEELDATLKTKGYYLLKKKTYESRPYKSKLSTPTGLVEIYSLTALNYGLDPLPDWTPPPAYSQPKAPNEFYLITGKDQNVSGHFIFTYNSKYLTERCVWMNPIDAERLGVKDGDVVVLEGVDNGFSTKTCIKVTNRVRPGVLFAYAFAGGHTSALINSDYDFLRSGVNPQWFTKGYVAPVIGIAGTNSVVRVRL, encoded by the coding sequence ATGTACATAGTCCCTAATCCCGACCACCCGCAACCGGGCATGTGCGCCCGGCCTGCTTCGGCATTACAGATGTGGAGCCACCCCTTGAGGCTGAAGAGGCCCCTCAAGAGGGTAGGCAATAGGGGCGAGGGGAAGTTCCAAGAGGTGGATTGGGATACGGCCTTGAACGAGGCCGCCGCTAAACTGAAAGAAATAGCCGATAAGTACGGGCCTCAAGCTATAGCGTTTACGAGACATGACTATCTATCTTGGCACTTACCACTAATAGCATCCCTCATAGGAACTCCTAACGTCATAGGCCAAGAGGGGACTTGCCACGGCGCGTCGACAGCAGCTAGACAGCTGGTGCTAGGTGCCGGAGGGCCGCCGACGGTGGACCCGGACTACGCCAATCTAAGCTACCTCATATTGGTGGGCAGAAATATGGACGCGGCCATGGGCTCCGTTCGTGCCTTGGCGGGAGCCAGGACGGCGGGCGCCAAAATAGTAGTGGTGGACCCGAGGGCGCCGAACATAGCCTTCTCGTCCGTCGAATGGGTCCCTATAATCCCGGGTACAGATGCCGCATTTCTATTATCTCTGATGTATGTCATAATTAACGAGGGTCTCTATGACGGGCAGTTCCTGAAGAAGTACACAAATGCGCCTATGTTGATAAAGCCCGACGGCAAGCCGTTAACCCAAAAAGACTTAGGGCAGGCGGGCTCGGCATATCTGGTCTTCGACGCGGCTTCCAACGGACTACAGCCCCTGGGCTCTGCGGCAGACCCAGTACTGGACTACGAGGGGGATGTCGAGACGCCAGCAGGCACCGTACACGTCAAGACCGCTTTTAAGCTCCTAGCGGAGAGAGTTGCGAAGTATCCGCCCGACAAGGCGGCTGAAATTACTGGCGTACCTGCAGATACGATCTCGCGTATAGCGAAAGAGTTCGCCACCCGGCGGGGAGTAGTTGAAGATGGATGGTATTCGGCCCGGAACGGAAACGACTTCGAATTCTATCGTGCCATACTGATCTTAAACGCGTTGGTGGGTAATATAGATAAACGCGGCGGCTTGTGTTTCCAAGAATCCGCAAAATTCCCCAACTCTTGTACTATCGGTGCGGATAGAGTCGACACGATATTCGGCGTATCGTTGCCGCCGCTCAGCGCCAAGAGGGTAGATCTAATTAAGTACCCGCTAGCGGTCAGCTCGTTCGACGCATTGCTGGACGCCGTGCTGACAGGCCAGCCATACCCCATAAGGGCGTTAATAATAGTGGGCACTGCCCCCTTCCATAGGGACGTCAACACCCAGAAGCTGAAGGAAGCCCTCCAGAAGCTCGACTTGGTTATCACTATCGACATATTCCCGCAAGACCACGTGGATTGGTCCGACTATGTGTTCCCCGACCTTATGTTCCTAGAGAGGAGCGAAGTCACCTCTGCTCCCTGGACTCTAGACGCTGCGGTGATCTATTCCAGTAAAGTGTTGGATCCGCCCCCTGGAGTTGATGCCCGTAGCGGCCTCTGGGTATTGCTGGAACTCGTGAGGAGGGCTTGGCCCGATAAGGCCGCCCTAATAGGTTATACCGATAAATATGCCGATTATACCCAATTCGAGCAGTTCGAAGAGCAACTATATGATAGGATCTTGACATATTTATCTAAGGCATGGAATATATCTAAAGAAGAATTAGACGCTACGCTGAAGACTAAGGGTTACTATCTGTTGAAGAAGAAGACGTATGAGTCCAGGCCCTATAAGTCCAAGTTGTCAACGCCGACAGGGCTTGTGGAAATATACTCACTGACTGCTCTGAACTATGGCCTCGACCCTCTACCGGACTGGACCCCTCCGCCGGCCTACAGCCAGCCCAAGGCGCCCAACGAATTCTATCTCATCACAGGCAAAGACCAGAACGTGTCCGGCCACTTCATCTTTACCTACAACTCGAAGTATTTAACTGAGAGGTGCGTCTGGATGAATCCAATAGATGCAGAGCGCCTCGGCGTCAAGGACGGAGATGTCGTAGTGCTAGAAGGTGTAGATAACGGCTTCTCGACGAAGACCTGCATAAAGGTGACAAATAGAGTGAGGCCAGGGGTCTTGTTCGCATATGCGTTTGCGGGAGGTCACACCTCTGCGCTTATAAATAGCGACTACGACTTCTTGCGCTCCGGCGTGAATCCTCAATGGTTCACCAAGGGATATGTGGCTCCAGTGATAGGAATAGCAGGGACGAACTCCGTAGTGAGAGTTAGGCTATGA
- a CDS encoding glycosyltransferase family 39 protein, whose product MRDKLVLLAVVLGAVVYVYYTYTHFAHLQGYISDETWYPPAAYNILKYVFHYNATMYVPYPNASDIATYLNLEHPPLAKYIMALSIAALGYRELAWRLPGWILGGAAVVLAYLTGRKLLEGRSYAGLAGILSAVLLAIDPNFWVMHGIAMLDAYAGFFSLLALYLLVSERRLESSIALGLAFATKESTFFLVFPYLYYIGELEEKPLKRLLYAVLIPLVIYVVLSAPLIAYLGIYNWLQNGPLHMMSWDVTSGHIVGAGVESQISTPWGWFLNIHPFYLGQNLYAKTNAAVMILWAVLTAALWKLRDKRLAIAAAFPWSVWAGFVVVYALGNHTLFSFYVSDFSPMVDVFVASVLVAAFATWEEAGGARRRLKATT is encoded by the coding sequence ATGCGCGATAAGCTGGTGCTCTTGGCGGTAGTCTTAGGGGCTGTAGTATACGTGTACTATACCTATACGCATTTCGCCCATCTACAGGGCTATATATCCGACGAGACGTGGTACCCACCAGCGGCCTACAACATCCTGAAGTACGTCTTCCACTACAACGCCACGATGTATGTACCCTACCCAAACGCCTCAGACATAGCGACTTATCTCAACTTGGAGCACCCGCCCCTAGCCAAATACATAATGGCCCTCTCCATAGCGGCGCTAGGCTATAGGGAGCTGGCTTGGCGCCTGCCGGGCTGGATATTGGGGGGAGCCGCGGTAGTCCTGGCCTACCTGACGGGCAGGAAGCTCCTAGAGGGCAGAAGCTACGCCGGACTCGCCGGCATACTCTCGGCTGTGCTCCTAGCCATAGACCCCAACTTCTGGGTTATGCACGGCATAGCCATGTTGGACGCCTACGCCGGCTTTTTCTCCCTATTGGCCCTATACCTGTTGGTCTCGGAGAGGAGGCTCGAGTCGTCTATAGCTTTAGGCCTGGCGTTTGCGACCAAGGAGTCTACCTTCTTTTTAGTGTTCCCCTACCTCTACTACATAGGCGAGCTCGAAGAGAAGCCCCTCAAGAGACTACTCTACGCCGTCTTGATACCACTTGTAATTTACGTTGTGCTCTCGGCGCCTTTAATTGCGTATTTAGGCATATACAATTGGCTCCAAAACGGGCCCCTCCACATGATGAGTTGGGACGTCACCTCGGGCCACATAGTGGGCGCGGGCGTGGAGAGCCAGATATCGACGCCTTGGGGCTGGTTCCTAAACATACATCCGTTCTACCTCGGCCAGAACCTCTACGCCAAGACCAACGCGGCGGTTATGATCTTATGGGCGGTCCTCACTGCGGCCCTCTGGAAGCTTAGAGACAAAAGGCTGGCGATCGCCGCTGCCTTCCCCTGGTCCGTATGGGCGGGTTTCGTCGTGGTTTACGCCCTTGGCAACCACACCCTCTTTAGCTTCTATGTCTCCGACTTTAGTCCTATGGTCGACGTCTTCGTGGCGTCTGTGCTAGTCGCCGCGTTTGCAACGTGGGAAGAGGCAGGAGGGGCAAGGCGCCGCTTGAAGGCAACAACTTAG
- a CDS encoding MFS transporter translates to MGSQQGAAAPFEPLDRLKLTWTHLKIWYLSGAGFFTDAYDLFVIGAVLVVLSSYPVPGFMELYGASPEAAFWKGLLGSAALWATIVGQILFGLLGDRLGRKYLYGVEAAILTFGAILSALAPNLLWLIAARTFLGFGIGGDYPISATIMSEYSNVRDRGKLVALVFANQGFGILASVGVALASIALLPPELAWRVMLGVGAIPAATVIYLRRKIPETPRFALLVRGDVEEARKAASLFGVDIRTQVKAEEIGLRDFLSHYWRVLLGTTVPWFLMDVALYGTGVYSGMVVSSIVGPAKSLFQEVLHQGIPYLVGFPGYFTAAFLLDRLGRKPIQNIGFAAMTAIYLAASLMIAGSNFAAPAAAVLAVYSLSYFFINFGPNTTTFVLPAEVYPTRYRATGHGISSAAGKLGAAISTLFFPSLLATIGLPHLLQMLAAVSLLGIPFTVFLLPEPKSISLEAVSGEHRYIRAIR, encoded by the coding sequence ATGGGCTCTCAACAAGGCGCCGCCGCGCCCTTTGAGCCTCTCGATAGGCTTAAGCTCACATGGACCCATTTAAAGATTTGGTACCTCTCCGGCGCCGGGTTTTTCACGGATGCGTACGACTTGTTCGTAATAGGCGCTGTCCTCGTCGTGTTGAGCTCCTACCCGGTGCCGGGCTTTATGGAGCTCTACGGCGCAAGCCCCGAGGCGGCCTTCTGGAAGGGCCTATTGGGCTCCGCTGCGCTTTGGGCCACCATAGTGGGGCAGATCCTCTTCGGTCTTCTCGGCGATAGACTCGGCAGGAAGTACCTCTACGGCGTGGAGGCGGCCATATTGACCTTTGGCGCTATTCTTAGCGCCCTTGCGCCTAACCTCTTGTGGCTAATCGCCGCCAGGACTTTTTTGGGTTTCGGCATAGGGGGCGACTACCCCATATCTGCCACCATAATGTCGGAGTACTCCAACGTGAGGGATAGGGGGAAGCTCGTGGCTCTGGTCTTCGCCAACCAGGGCTTCGGCATTTTGGCCTCAGTGGGCGTCGCCCTCGCGTCCATAGCCCTCCTGCCCCCAGAGCTGGCTTGGAGGGTCATGTTGGGCGTAGGCGCGATACCTGCGGCTACTGTGATATACCTCAGGAGGAAGATACCGGAAACTCCTCGTTTCGCCTTGCTGGTCAGAGGCGATGTGGAGGAGGCCAGAAAGGCGGCGAGCCTCTTCGGCGTAGATATAAGAACTCAAGTCAAGGCCGAGGAGATAGGCCTACGCGACTTCTTGTCGCACTACTGGAGGGTCCTCTTGGGGACTACAGTGCCGTGGTTCCTCATGGACGTGGCCCTCTACGGCACCGGCGTCTATTCCGGCATGGTGGTGTCCTCCATAGTGGGCCCCGCCAAGAGCTTATTCCAAGAGGTGTTGCATCAGGGGATCCCCTACCTCGTAGGCTTTCCGGGCTATTTCACCGCGGCCTTCCTGTTGGATAGACTCGGCAGGAAGCCCATACAGAATATAGGCTTTGCGGCCATGACAGCCATATATCTAGCCGCATCTCTCATGATCGCCGGCTCTAATTTCGCGGCGCCGGCCGCCGCAGTGCTTGCAGTTTATTCCCTCAGCTACTTCTTCATAAACTTCGGCCCCAACACCACTACCTTCGTACTGCCTGCTGAGGTGTATCCGACTCGCTACAGGGCGACAGGCCACGGCATTTCGTCGGCCGCCGGGAAGCTCGGAGCAGCAATATCTACCCTGTTCTTCCCGTCTCTACTCGCCACAATAGGCCTGCCGCATCTCCTCCAGATGTTGGCGGCAGTTAGTCTCCTCGGCATACCCTTCACTGTATTCCTGCTACCTGAACCCAAATCTATAAGCCTCGAGGCGGTAAGCGGCGAGCACAGGTACATAAGAGCCATTCGTTAG
- the nuoB gene encoding NADH-quinone oxidoreductase subunit NuoB, with protein MVQELKEYMLKQTKLDRIIRWGIKWSMWPVHLVTSCCGVEVAHTSAPVFDAERWGVLPFNTMRQTNVILVEGTITRKMAKVLKWVYEQMPEPKFVLAMGACAIRGGLFWNSYHVVQVDTVVPVDAYIPGCPPTPEAVIRAFFMVGNKILGKPGPEVKPVKVDLTPYLPQPKPAAKPAAKPAAPAPAPKPAATAQAPA; from the coding sequence GTGGTACAGGAACTCAAAGAGTACATGTTGAAGCAGACCAAGCTCGATAGGATAATCCGTTGGGGCATAAAGTGGTCCATGTGGCCTGTCCACCTCGTCACCTCTTGTTGCGGCGTTGAGGTAGCCCATACCTCTGCGCCGGTTTTTGACGCCGAGCGCTGGGGCGTCCTGCCCTTCAACACCATGAGGCAGACCAATGTGATATTGGTAGAGGGGACCATAACGAGGAAGATGGCCAAAGTCCTCAAGTGGGTCTACGAACAGATGCCAGAGCCCAAGTTCGTGTTGGCCATGGGCGCCTGCGCCATCAGGGGAGGCCTCTTCTGGAATTCATACCACGTAGTGCAGGTCGATACGGTAGTGCCCGTCGACGCGTACATACCGGGCTGCCCGCCGACGCCCGAGGCCGTAATTAGGGCCTTCTTCATGGTCGGAAACAAGATATTGGGCAAGCCCGGCCCCGAGGTCAAGCCTGTCAAAGTCGACTTGACGCCCTATCTGCCTCAGCCCAAGCCCGCCGCCAAGCCGGCCGCAAAGCCCGCCGCCCCGGCGCCCGCCCCCAAGCCCGCCGCAACGGCGCAGGCCCCTGCGTGA
- a CDS encoding NADH-quinone oxidoreductase subunit C translates to MSAKLPPKCPPQADHPLLPKLKEALGGLILTYGVSKDGHLCIMVPADKIREVAQKLKELGFDQALSVSAMDYMEEKKFVMLYTFLSYLNPELKSYLLNVRAEVPRDNPHIASIADIFPSADYDERECHEMFGIWFDGNPNMGKRFLLDPDCCIDEKTGKPLYPLRRDFKVPDWGLFG, encoded by the coding sequence ATGTCCGCCAAACTCCCGCCTAAATGCCCGCCGCAGGCCGACCATCCGCTTCTGCCTAAATTGAAGGAGGCTCTAGGCGGCTTGATTTTGACCTACGGCGTGTCTAAAGACGGCCACCTCTGCATCATGGTGCCCGCCGACAAGATAAGGGAGGTCGCCCAAAAGCTGAAGGAGTTGGGCTTCGACCAAGCGCTGTCGGTAAGCGCCATGGACTACATGGAGGAAAAGAAGTTCGTCATGCTCTACACCTTCCTCTCCTACCTAAACCCCGAGCTCAAGAGCTACCTCCTCAACGTGAGGGCCGAAGTGCCGAGAGACAACCCCCACATAGCCTCTATAGCCGACATATTCCCGTCGGCCGACTACGACGAGAGGGAATGCCACGAGATGTTCGGCATATGGTTCGACGGAAATCCCAATATGGGCAAGCGGTTCCTGTTGGACCCCGACTGTTGTATTGACGAGAAGACGGGGAAGCCGCTATATCCCCTAAGGCGCGACTTCAAGGTGCCTGACTGGGGCCTTTTCGGCTAG
- a CDS encoding AAA family ATPase, protein MIRDIVQILDSFTATRARKPERTTPTFRAVGLGPFDEFEIRLRPLTVLIGKNSVGKSLAMTAMWLLASARPEGPLADDNFVRKFAERRDETTLRDLIIHAAYNYLKAIAEGVYKASREITALRGSRLEITGATGRKLEIEVAEKEALIRRDDITPIFAQVEVIKDGSKFRVSYGYSIDITTESLVDVVAGVTLFVHLVYHLELYPWHGLYLPPFTAPHFLVDGRSGLIRAARPWARLELGFVDIEYLRSYYMLSEEARSLKPSEVFQGFLKELGVEKVEAVVESGYVRLYVELWNGVKMPIERAPSGIREALLPAIALEAWPNVLFIEEPEAHLHPAAIVKFAELLAHSVNRGDRWVVLSTHSDFLLSKLDNLVKASILDKDKLRKLGLSETSVLPREKIAVYLVKADRERKRSTVEELPVDEEGISEYEFSKVSEELLNESSDITLLRT, encoded by the coding sequence GTGATCCGCGATATCGTGCAAATATTAGATTCATTCACAGCGACGAGGGCAAGAAAGCCAGAGAGGACGACCCCTACGTTTAGAGCCGTCGGCCTTGGGCCCTTCGACGAGTTCGAAATAAGGCTGAGGCCCCTCACGGTACTAATAGGAAAAAATTCGGTGGGAAAAAGCCTGGCGATGACGGCAATGTGGCTCTTAGCCTCTGCCAGACCAGAGGGCCCCCTAGCCGATGACAATTTTGTGAGGAAATTTGCCGAGAGGCGGGACGAAACGACTCTACGCGACTTGATCATCCATGCGGCTTATAACTACCTAAAAGCGATAGCCGAGGGCGTTTACAAGGCCTCGCGTGAAATCACGGCTCTAAGAGGCTCGCGGCTTGAAATAACCGGCGCTACGGGTAGAAAGCTCGAAATAGAAGTCGCCGAGAAGGAAGCCCTAATCCGCAGAGACGACATAACTCCAATTTTCGCCCAAGTAGAGGTAATTAAAGACGGCTCTAAATTTAGAGTAAGTTATGGCTACAGTATCGATATAACTACGGAGTCTCTGGTTGACGTCGTCGCAGGCGTCACGTTGTTTGTCCACTTGGTGTACCATCTCGAACTATATCCCTGGCATGGACTATATCTGCCTCCCTTCACAGCGCCCCACTTCTTGGTCGACGGCCGGTCTGGATTAATTAGGGCGGCCAGGCCGTGGGCAAGGCTCGAGCTCGGCTTTGTAGACATCGAATATCTGAGGAGTTACTATATGCTATCTGAAGAAGCGCGCTCGTTAAAGCCGAGCGAAGTGTTTCAAGGCTTCCTCAAAGAGCTGGGCGTAGAGAAGGTAGAGGCTGTCGTCGAAAGCGGCTACGTCCGGCTATATGTAGAGCTGTGGAATGGAGTAAAGATGCCTATTGAAAGAGCGCCGTCTGGCATAAGGGAGGCCCTGTTGCCCGCCATCGCCCTAGAGGCGTGGCCCAACGTGCTGTTTATTGAAGAGCCGGAGGCGCACCTCCATCCGGCGGCCATCGTCAAATTCGCAGAGCTCCTCGCACACTCGGTGAACAGAGGCGACAGATGGGTTGTCCTCTCCACACATAGCGACTTCCTGCTGTCTAAGCTCGATAATTTAGTAAAAGCCTCGATATTGGACAAAGACAAGCTAAGAAAGTTGGGCCTCTCAGAGACGTCAGTCCTTCCGCGTGAGAAGATCGCCGTCTATTTGGTGAAAGCCGATAGAGAGCGCAAGAGGTCTACTGTCGAGGAGTTGCCGGTCGACGAAGAGGGGATCTCAGAATATGAATTTAGCAAAGTCTCTGAAGAGCTCCTAAACGAATCGAGCGACATCACTCTATTAAGGACCTAA
- a CDS encoding energy-coupling factor transporter transmembrane component T yields MSMDLGSILYNPAVNWAIAIVYLLWGPALVIYLIFKLIGFRGYMSLFRYAGGKSFLYRLDPRVKILLSIVVTTVAAMTVWWISAILFAAVMALYAFTANVREKMKIVVPLVLASFIGTAWVQSMIAPYSYLVYDFGEVHFIYAFPPALSSLGITTANGTAYVPYLGYVKNPVGLTWEGFIYGLQITFRSVAAIASGLLLVFTTQPSDILTSLEKSGLPIELGFALLLAVSSVPKVLEASMTTLNALKARGVDFRPRTRNPIAALMALGDSIKYVLLALLTIVILTIKDAVQIAIAAEIRGFRASRRRTYYREMKMTAVDYVGVALLLALLAAGIYISGLPGLGAVPYNP; encoded by the coding sequence ATGTCGATGGATCTGGGCTCTATATTGTACAACCCTGCGGTCAATTGGGCCATAGCGATAGTGTACCTCCTCTGGGGGCCCGCTCTGGTAATCTATCTAATTTTCAAGCTCATAGGCTTTAGGGGCTACATGTCGCTTTTCAGATACGCGGGGGGCAAGTCCTTCCTATACAGGCTGGACCCCAGGGTCAAGATACTGCTCTCGATAGTCGTCACGACCGTCGCGGCGATGACTGTCTGGTGGATATCGGCCATACTGTTCGCGGCCGTGATGGCGCTTTACGCCTTCACGGCGAATGTGCGCGAGAAGATGAAGATAGTGGTCCCCTTGGTCTTGGCCTCGTTTATAGGCACGGCGTGGGTCCAAAGCATGATCGCGCCCTATAGCTATTTGGTCTACGACTTCGGCGAGGTCCACTTCATATATGCCTTCCCTCCGGCCCTCTCCTCTTTGGGCATCACCACCGCCAACGGCACCGCCTACGTGCCCTATCTCGGCTACGTCAAGAACCCAGTAGGGCTGACTTGGGAAGGCTTTATCTACGGCCTACAGATAACTTTTAGGTCTGTGGCGGCAATCGCGTCGGGGCTACTGCTCGTATTTACCACACAGCCCTCCGACATATTGACCTCTCTAGAGAAATCGGGGCTCCCCATAGAGCTCGGATTCGCCTTGCTCCTTGCGGTCTCGTCGGTGCCCAAGGTCCTCGAGGCCTCCATGACTACCCTTAACGCCTTGAAGGCCAGAGGCGTCGACTTCAGGCCGAGGACTAGGAACCCCATAGCGGCGTTAATGGCGTTAGGCGACAGCATAAAATACGTCCTGTTGGCGTTGCTGACTATAGTGATACTCACCATAAAGGACGCAGTGCAGATAGCCATAGCGGCTGAGATAAGGGGCTTTAGGGCCAGCCGGCGCAGGACGTACTACCGCGAGATGAAGATGACCGCAGTCGATTACGTCGGCGTGGCTCTGCTCTTGGCGCTACTGGCCGCCGGAATTTACATATCGGGCCTGCCGGGCCTCGGCGCGGTGCCCTACAACCCGTAG
- a CDS encoding YbhB/YbcL family Raf kinase inhibitor-like protein has product MRRVAVIISIVVVVAVVVLLALYYSGGRTPAAVQSGAKIYVASPAFANGSTIPAQYTCDGPDVSPQLEWSGVPKGAKSLLVVMVDPDAPGGQFIHWVLYNVPPNATGLPQDVPKAPSTPYGLQAVNDFGRIGYGGPCPPPGPPHRYIIAVYALDTTLSLPPGAPARQVLDAAEPHIIASGYIVGLYGR; this is encoded by the coding sequence ATGAGGCGCGTAGCCGTAATAATTTCGATCGTAGTGGTGGTAGCCGTTGTGGTGTTGTTGGCGCTCTACTATTCAGGCGGCCGCACGCCGGCGGCTGTACAGAGCGGCGCGAAGATATACGTAGCGTCGCCCGCCTTCGCCAACGGCTCGACCATCCCGGCCCAGTACACTTGCGACGGGCCCGACGTATCGCCACAACTCGAATGGAGTGGAGTGCCTAAAGGGGCCAAGTCGCTCCTAGTTGTGATGGTAGACCCAGACGCGCCGGGCGGCCAGTTCATCCACTGGGTCCTATACAACGTGCCTCCCAACGCCACGGGCCTTCCACAGGACGTGCCGAAGGCCCCGTCGACGCCATACGGGCTACAGGCCGTAAACGACTTCGGCCGGATCGGCTATGGGGGTCCCTGCCCCCCGCCGGGCCCGCCCCATAGGTACATAATAGCCGTTTACGCCCTAGACACGACGTTGAGCCTTCCCCCCGGCGCGCCCGCCCGGCAGGTGCTCGACGCCGCGGAGCCCCACATAATTGCGTCCGGCTATATCGTTGGTCTCTACGGGCGCTAG